A stretch of the Festucalex cinctus isolate MCC-2025b chromosome 20, RoL_Fcin_1.0, whole genome shotgun sequence genome encodes the following:
- the sec22c gene encoding vesicle-trafficking protein SEC22c, translating to MSLILFAFVVRVRDGLPLSASTDFEHNRELQERKQQLKTISKALALFPERAAVKGQELNIYLVSSEGVSYMSVCHCSIPIAMAFCFLEDLRWEFTACYNHSVVSLADRPYPFLEFDCTIQKLKQQYNHKGGPALQVTLAEVQDDLRLRPPQFLTLEEVELSNGSANGHMEQSAASGQSIKLEPVTAPGILSLVLNIMCASLNVIRGVHLIEYTFQDDYDGVWNVVAFFVAFLCCLLQCHLYVFHSRLKSAKSLSLLSAIVLCNVFLRGLRNAWQIAFHVGVASLSTALILRRKVQDRSNDCGV from the exons ATGTCTCTGATCCTGTTTGCCTTCGTGGTGCGGGTGAGGGATGGACTCCCTCTGTCCGCCTCCACCGACTTTGAGCACAACCGAGAGCTGCAGGAGAGGAAGCAGCAGCTCAAGACCATCAGCAAGGCTCTGGCCCTGTTCCCAGAAAGAGCTGCAGTCAAGGGCCAAGAGCTCAATATATA CTTGGTGTCTTCAGAAGGCGTATCCTACATGAGCGTGTGCCACTGCAGCATTCCCATTGCGATGGCCTTCTGCTTCCTGGAAGACCTGCGCTGGGAATTCACAGCCTGCTACAATCACAGTGTTGTGTCGCTGGCAGACAGACCATATCCATTTTTGGAATTTG ACTGCACAATTCAGAAGCTGAAACAGCAGTACAACCACAAGGGCGGGCCGGCCCTACAGGTCACCTTGGCGGAGGTCCAGGATGACCTGAGGCTCCGCCCGCCACAATTTCTCACCCTGGAGGAGGTCGAGCTCAGTAATGGCTCCGCAAATGGCCACATGGAGCAATCGGCTGCTTCTG GTCAGAGTATCAAACTGGAACCAGTGACTGCCCCTGGCATCCTTTCTCTGGTCCTCAACATCATGTGCGCGTCATTGAATGTCATCCGAGGCGTGCACCTTATTGAATACACATTCCAG GATGACTACGACGGCGTGTGGAACGTTGTGGCATTCTTCGTGGCATTCCTCTGCTGCCTGCTTCAG TGCCACCTGTACGTCTTCCACTCTCGCCTAAAATCAGCCAAATCCCTCAGCCTGCTGAGCGCCATCGTCCTATGCAACGTCTTCCTGCGCGGGCTGAGGAACGCCTGGCAGATCGCCTTCCACGTGGGTGTGGCCTCGCTGTCCACCGCGCTCATCCTCCGACGTAAAGTCCAAGACAGGAGCAACGACTGCGGGGTTTGA
- the LOC144009378 gene encoding uncharacterized protein LOC144009378 has protein sequence MNLYAASKPARENRPHVNMDLEFWSLEEVKKTFHDDGSNWSAGELHLAQLLSSKTSHLERQRQKSLKWERRAQEIERRLKNVEDNLNIWLSFPRDENDYTMSLVEGDMGVRQKTALQFLEDMKEMFEDDDRNWSPRELHLAQHLSAMTSQLERQREQRLKWERKAELLAGRLDYLKENLRIKVEFPDLGEDYVESLRLGLVGPYSDLTSDDKKERAAKEKERKEQERKEKKYKKAREKQEKKNREEEKKAREEQMKKERKEREEKDKKQKKEQEKEKRERKEREEKEKKEKEQEKKEKEKEKIEKRERKEREEKEKKEKEQEKKEMKEQQERKEKKERKEREKKEKKDRKECEEEEKGKKRVQEERKGGTEGVHEEER, from the exons ATGAACCTGTACGCAGCCAGCAAGCCAGCACGAGAAAATCGACCACACGTCAACATG GATTTGGAGTTTTGGAGTCTTGAAGAGGTAAAGAAAACTTTTCATGATGATGGCAGTAACTGGAGCGCAGGTGAGCTGCACCTGGCCCAGCTGCTCTCCTCCAAGACTTCCCATCTCGAGAGGCAGCGACAGAAGAGCCTAAAGTGGGAGAGAAGGGCCCAGGAGATCGAGAGGCGTCTGAAGAACGTGGAGGACAACTTAAACATCTGGCTGTCCTTCCCCAGAGATGAAAACGACTACACTATGAGCCTCGTCGAAGGCGACATGGGAGTGAGACAAAAAACG GCTTTGCAGTTTCTTGAAGACATGAAGGAAATGTTTGAGGATGACGACCGTAACTGGAGTCCACGTGAGCTGCACTTGGCTCAGCACCTCTCCGCAATGACCTCACAGCTTGAGAGGCAGCGAGAGCAGCGCCTAAAGTGGGAGAGAAAGGCCGAGCTGCTTGCGGGGCGTCTGGATTACTTGAAAGAGAACCTGCGCATCAAAGTAGAATTCCCCGACCTCGGTGAGGACTACGTCGAGAGCCTCAGGCTAGGCCTCGTGGGACCATATTCTGATTTAACG AGCGACGACAAGAAGGAGCGTGCAGCcaaagagaaagaaaggaaagagCAGGAGAGGAAAGAAAAGAAGTACAAGAAGGCACGTGAGAAGCAGGAGAAGAAAAACAGGGAGGAGGAAAAGAAGGCGCGCGAGGAGCAGatgaagaaagaaaggaaggagcGTGAGGAGAAGgacaaaaaacagaagaaggagcaagagaaagaaaagaggGAACGCAAGGAGCGtgaggagaaggagaaaaaagaaaaggagcaggagaagaaagaaaaggaGAAAGAGAAGATAGAAAAGAGGGAACGCAAGGAGCGTgaggaaaaggagaaaaaagaaaaggagcaGGAGAAGAAAGAAATGAAGGAGCAGCAGGAGCGCaaggagaagaaagaaagaaaggagcgtgagaagaaggaaaagaagGATCGGAAGGAatgtgaggaggaggagaaggggaaaaaaagagtgcaagaagaaagaaaaggagGAACAGAAGGGGTGCATGAAGAAGAAAGGTAA